In Rhizobium sp. ZPR4, a genomic segment contains:
- a CDS encoding glucosyll transferase family 2, which produces MKIAVGVATCGRKAILAAMIDRLAGQARKPDHLFLCPAKGDDIDMEGLRSAPFPVTIVSSPQGSCPQRNAIIDAAVGIDVVVFFDDDFFPATNYLAEAEALFEADEEIVVATGEVVRDGILGPGMTADEADAALAADATPFPAPTIEDTHNAYGCNMIFRRRPMLANGIYFDEDLPLYAWQEDVDLCRRLRPFGKIVKFNRLRGVHLGVKAGRTSGLRLGYSQVANPLYLVKKRSVSLKWALKLMGGNIASNVVGSVNPPPYIDRRGRLQGNLLAVGHLLSGSLDPKYINRM; this is translated from the coding sequence ATGAAAATTGCCGTTGGTGTGGCGACATGCGGTCGCAAGGCAATTCTTGCCGCGATGATCGACAGGCTTGCCGGACAGGCACGCAAGCCGGATCATCTCTTCCTGTGCCCGGCCAAAGGCGACGACATCGATATGGAAGGCTTACGCTCCGCGCCTTTTCCGGTGACGATCGTCTCTTCACCGCAGGGAAGCTGCCCGCAGCGCAATGCCATCATCGATGCAGCCGTCGGCATAGATGTGGTCGTCTTCTTCGATGACGATTTCTTCCCGGCAACGAACTATCTCGCCGAAGCGGAAGCCCTGTTCGAGGCGGATGAAGAGATCGTCGTGGCGACCGGCGAAGTCGTCCGTGACGGTATCCTCGGGCCAGGCATGACGGCGGACGAAGCGGATGCGGCGCTCGCAGCCGATGCCACGCCCTTTCCGGCGCCAACGATCGAGGACACGCATAACGCCTATGGCTGCAACATGATCTTCCGGCGGAGGCCGATGCTCGCAAATGGCATCTACTTCGATGAAGACCTGCCGCTCTACGCCTGGCAGGAGGATGTGGATCTGTGCCGGCGGCTACGCCCTTTCGGCAAGATCGTCAAATTCAATCGCCTGCGTGGCGTCCATCTCGGCGTCAAGGCCGGCCGCACATCGGGCCTGCGCCTTGGGTACTCCCAGGTCGCCAATCCACTCTATCTCGTCAAGAAGCGCTCGGTATCGCTGAAATGGGCGCTGAAGCTGATGGGTGGCAATATCGCCTCGAATGTCGTCGGCTCCGTCAACCCACCGCCCTACATCGACCGGCGCGGCCGCCTTCAGGGCAATCTCCTCGCGGTCGGCCATCTGCTGAGCGGATCGCTCGATCCGAAATACATCAACCGGATGTGA
- a CDS encoding LysR family transcriptional regulator, translating to MRESARRLSFSASTVSSALRRLETELAMKLVERASGELATLLASSKVQKGLQPILAGMRQLSALMKEPPAPDVYEQWAARLPLKIATIERFLEVADQGSINRAARRLRLGQPQLSLQIANLEELFGCRLFARQAQGSVLTEAGQEVHSILSAIAQAWDEMKAAADERFQRTARAVRIGSIIPTGSESWVARSLASLVSRWNIGGNRNMLSLLLMTADDLREALRSGRIDVAIVDSVFGLDAFEHVELVATDMVAIAPPDSTEQTFAALVENHPLCVPSPRTGIGNAATAFGYDSRDRRRFRGRDITSADSLPVIVDLVANHGYVSFLGRVSALPIADKVRIVDPDEILPLSYHLAHNGRKASVEASRLIQQAVRELVGEMGTTRKRLTSRG from the coding sequence GTGAGGGAGAGTGCGCGAAGGCTGTCCTTTTCGGCCTCGACCGTCTCCAGCGCATTGCGCCGGCTGGAAACCGAGCTGGCCATGAAGCTCGTCGAGCGTGCCTCGGGCGAGCTTGCGACCCTTCTGGCGAGCTCGAAGGTTCAAAAGGGGCTACAGCCTATTCTCGCCGGCATGCGCCAGCTTTCGGCCCTGATGAAGGAGCCGCCCGCACCCGATGTCTACGAACAATGGGCCGCGCGCCTGCCTCTGAAGATCGCCACCATCGAACGCTTCCTCGAGGTCGCCGACCAGGGCAGCATCAATCGCGCTGCCCGACGCCTGCGTCTGGGTCAACCGCAGCTCTCCTTGCAGATCGCCAATCTGGAGGAATTGTTCGGCTGCCGCCTGTTCGCCCGGCAGGCGCAGGGTTCGGTGCTGACCGAGGCCGGCCAGGAGGTTCATTCCATCCTGTCAGCCATTGCGCAGGCCTGGGATGAGATGAAGGCGGCGGCGGATGAGCGCTTTCAGCGAACCGCGCGCGCGGTCCGCATCGGCTCGATCATCCCGACGGGCTCGGAAAGCTGGGTGGCTCGCTCGCTTGCGAGCCTCGTGTCGCGCTGGAACATCGGCGGCAACCGCAACATGCTGTCACTGCTGCTGATGACGGCCGACGATCTGCGCGAGGCGCTCCGATCCGGTCGCATCGACGTCGCCATCGTCGATTCCGTCTTCGGCCTCGACGCGTTCGAACATGTGGAGCTGGTTGCCACGGACATGGTGGCGATCGCGCCGCCCGATAGTACCGAGCAGACCTTCGCCGCGCTCGTGGAAAACCATCCGCTTTGCGTGCCAAGCCCGCGCACCGGCATCGGCAATGCGGCAACGGCCTTCGGCTATGACAGCCGCGATCGCCGCCGGTTTCGCGGCCGCGATATCACCTCGGCTGATTCCCTGCCTGTGATTGTCGATCTTGTCGCCAACCATGGCTATGTATCGTTTCTCGGCCGGGTGAGCGCCTTGCCGATTGCCGACAAGGTCCGCATCGTCGATCCCGATGAGATTTTGCCTCTGTCCTATCATCTCGCCCATAATGGCCGCAAAGCTTCTGTCGAAGCCAGCCGGCTGATCCAGCAGGCGGTTCGCGAACTGGTTGGAGAAATGGGGACGACGCGAAAACGCCTGACGTCCAGAGGGTAG
- a CDS encoding ABC transporter substrate-binding protein: MLKKLALAATLTALLASGANAADVVVSSKIDTEGTLLGNIILAALNANGIKAQDRIALGTTPVVRKAITAGEIDIYAEYTGNAGFFFNKADDAAWKNLQQGYDLAKKLDYDANKIVWLTPSPANNTWAIAVRSDVAGPAKLKTMSDFGKWVAGGGAVKIAASSEFVNSPAALPAFETTYSFKLKPDQEVVLSGGDTAATIKAAADQTNGVNTAMVYGTDGAIEAAELTVLEDDKSVQPVYAPTPIIREAVLKANPKIEEVLAPIFKGLTADVLRKLNGRIQVDGEPAKAVAESYLKDNGFLK, encoded by the coding sequence ATGCTCAAGAAGCTTGCACTTGCCGCCACGCTGACGGCTCTCCTTGCCAGTGGCGCCAACGCCGCCGACGTCGTCGTCTCCTCGAAGATCGACACCGAGGGCACGCTGCTCGGCAACATCATCCTCGCCGCGCTCAATGCCAACGGCATCAAGGCGCAGGATCGCATCGCACTCGGCACGACGCCGGTCGTGCGCAAGGCGATCACCGCGGGCGAAATCGACATCTATGCCGAATATACCGGCAATGCCGGCTTCTTCTTCAACAAGGCCGACGATGCCGCCTGGAAGAACCTGCAGCAGGGCTACGATCTGGCCAAGAAGCTGGATTACGACGCCAACAAGATCGTCTGGCTGACGCCCTCACCCGCCAACAACACCTGGGCGATCGCCGTGCGCAGCGACGTCGCAGGCCCGGCCAAGCTGAAGACCATGTCCGATTTCGGCAAGTGGGTTGCCGGCGGCGGTGCCGTCAAGATCGCGGCTTCTTCCGAATTCGTCAACTCTCCGGCAGCCCTGCCAGCCTTCGAGACCACCTATAGCTTCAAGCTGAAGCCGGATCAGGAAGTCGTGCTTTCGGGCGGCGATACGGCAGCGACGATCAAGGCTGCGGCCGACCAGACCAACGGTGTCAACACCGCAATGGTCTATGGCACCGATGGCGCCATCGAAGCGGCCGAACTGACCGTTCTCGAAGACGACAAGAGCGTGCAGCCGGTCTATGCGCCGACACCGATCATCCGCGAGGCCGTGCTGAAGGCCAATCCGAAGATTGAAGAGGTTCTGGCTCCGATCTTCAAGGGCCTGACCGCCGACGTGCTGCGCAAGCTGAACGGCCGCATTCAGGTCGATGGTGAGCCGGCTAAGGCTGTCGCCGAATCCTACCTCAAGGACAATGGTTTCCTGAAGTGA
- a CDS encoding antibiotic biosynthesis monooxygenase — translation MIHVLAILTAQPGKRAEVLEAFQANVPAVHAEDGCIEYTAVVDVEGADPAFGPDTFVVVEKWESLAVLKAHAASAHMAAYGEKVKHLMADRAVHVLNPA, via the coding sequence ATGATCCACGTACTCGCCATTCTCACCGCCCAGCCCGGCAAGCGCGCCGAGGTGCTCGAAGCCTTTCAGGCGAATGTTCCGGCCGTTCATGCCGAAGACGGCTGCATCGAATATACCGCTGTCGTCGATGTCGAAGGGGCCGATCCGGCCTTCGGGCCTGACACCTTCGTCGTGGTTGAGAAGTGGGAAAGCCTGGCGGTGCTGAAGGCGCATGCCGCTTCAGCGCATATGGCCGCCTACGGCGAGAAGGTGAAGCATCTGATGGCTGATCGCGCCGTTCACGTGCTGAACCCGGCGTGA